In Salinibacterium sp. dk2585, a single window of DNA contains:
- a CDS encoding ABC transporter permease: protein MSILTPNIEPPVTPEEKAPSADNRWEGAWRDILGGGLVRSVLAVVLALFIGSLLVVIVNEDVQAAAGYFFSRPSDLLSAAWDTIAGAFRAMWEGAVFSPRGGFKPLLSTLSWASPLIAAGLGLAVGFKAGLFNIGGRGQMLIAALFVGFVGSNLDMPVGLHLAVAVLGGIVGGALWASVVGVLKARTGAHEVIVTIMLNFVALYLVTWLLKTPVFQAENAGGNAKAKAIDSTAVFPTLIPGTDLDIGFVLALIAALVYWWLMERSTTGFRIRAVGLNAHAARTAGINIGRTYVVTLAASGAFIGLAGAMQVLGKVPAGWTPTVDAGIGFDAITVALLGANSAVGIIFAGLLFGALKAGSFPMQIAEGIPIDIVAVIQGLIVLFIAAPPLVRAIFRLPQPTRRGLRDRLRRPVPQVPAAHTQSASTEEE from the coding sequence ATGAGCATCCTGACACCCAACATCGAACCTCCCGTCACCCCAGAGGAGAAGGCGCCGAGCGCCGACAACCGCTGGGAGGGCGCGTGGCGCGACATCCTCGGCGGCGGCCTCGTCCGCTCCGTGCTCGCGGTCGTGCTGGCGCTCTTCATCGGCAGCCTCCTCGTCGTCATCGTGAACGAAGACGTGCAGGCGGCCGCCGGCTACTTCTTCTCTCGCCCGAGTGACCTGCTGTCGGCGGCGTGGGACACGATCGCCGGCGCCTTCCGCGCCATGTGGGAGGGCGCGGTCTTCAGCCCGCGCGGCGGCTTCAAGCCGCTCCTGTCCACCCTGTCGTGGGCGAGCCCCCTCATCGCGGCGGGCCTCGGCCTCGCGGTCGGCTTCAAGGCGGGACTCTTCAACATCGGTGGCCGCGGGCAGATGCTCATCGCCGCGCTCTTCGTCGGTTTCGTGGGCTCCAACCTCGACATGCCCGTCGGCCTGCACCTCGCGGTCGCCGTGCTCGGCGGCATCGTCGGTGGCGCACTGTGGGCATCCGTCGTCGGAGTGCTGAAGGCTCGCACGGGCGCGCACGAGGTCATCGTCACGATCATGCTCAACTTCGTGGCGCTCTACCTCGTCACCTGGCTCCTGAAGACGCCGGTCTTCCAGGCGGAGAACGCGGGCGGCAACGCGAAGGCGAAGGCCATCGACAGCACGGCGGTCTTCCCGACACTCATCCCCGGCACCGACCTTGACATCGGCTTCGTGCTCGCCCTCATCGCGGCGCTCGTCTACTGGTGGCTCATGGAGCGCTCGACGACGGGTTTCCGCATCCGCGCCGTGGGTCTCAATGCGCACGCGGCCCGCACCGCCGGCATCAACATCGGGCGCACCTACGTCGTGACCCTCGCGGCATCCGGTGCCTTCATCGGCCTCGCGGGCGCCATGCAGGTGCTCGGCAAGGTGCCGGCCGGGTGGACGCCGACGGTTGACGCCGGCATCGGCTTCGACGCCATCACGGTCGCGCTCCTCGGCGCCAACAGCGCCGTCGGTATCATCTTCGCGGGCCTGCTCTTCGGTGCCTTGAAGGCCGGGAGCTTCCCCATGCAGATCGCGGAGGGCATCCCGATCGACATCGTGGCGGTAATCCAAGGCCTCATCGTGCTCTTCATCGCCGCCCCGCCGCTCGTCCGAGCCATCTTCCGGCTGCCGCAGCCGACCCGGCGCGGCCTGCGCGACCGCCTGAGGCGGCCAGTGCCGCAGGTGCCCGCCGCCCACACCCAGAGCGCAAGCACGGAGGAGGAGTGA
- a CDS encoding ABC transporter permease, translating to MSTATITETDARASVIETPRNWKAPIAFGVFAVLSFVVFGLLGREGTSRLTFASSTDFFTITPIEVPSQGAGIVVGVVLIALAAVSAWFTWQRRPAAPMWMLLVFGVFFVFGLLVWIGTGATVPVVWLLTGTLALATPLVFGAMAGVISERVGVVNIAIEGQLLAGAFTSALVASLTQNPFMGLLAALVAGALVSIILAVFSIKYLVEQVVVGVVLNMLVIGLTSFLYSSVLNKNPSVLNSPVKFTREPIPFLSEIPVIGPLLFNNTAITYLMFITVAVVYIGLFHTRWGLRVRAVGEHPKAADTVGIKVNATRFWNVLLGGAVAGMGGAFFTLGAVGAFGKEMTSGQGYIALAALIFGRWNPLWAALAALLFGFAINIKTLVTQVGADIPTEFLSMIPYLVTILAVAGFVGQSKAPAASGKPYLK from the coding sequence ATGAGCACCGCGACCATCACAGAGACGGATGCCCGCGCATCCGTCATCGAGACACCGCGCAACTGGAAGGCGCCCATCGCCTTCGGCGTATTTGCCGTCCTCTCCTTCGTGGTCTTCGGCCTGCTGGGCCGTGAGGGCACTAGCCGGCTGACCTTCGCGAGCAGCACCGACTTCTTCACGATCACGCCCATCGAGGTGCCGAGCCAGGGTGCCGGGATCGTCGTCGGCGTCGTGCTGATCGCCCTCGCCGCGGTGTCCGCCTGGTTCACGTGGCAGCGGCGTCCAGCAGCACCCATGTGGATGCTGCTGGTCTTTGGTGTCTTTTTCGTCTTCGGCCTGCTGGTGTGGATCGGCACGGGGGCGACCGTGCCCGTCGTGTGGCTCCTCACGGGGACTCTTGCGCTCGCGACCCCGCTCGTCTTCGGCGCCATGGCCGGTGTCATTAGCGAACGCGTTGGAGTGGTCAACATCGCGATCGAGGGCCAGCTCCTCGCGGGCGCGTTCACCTCGGCGCTCGTCGCGTCGCTGACGCAGAACCCCTTCATGGGCTTGCTGGCCGCGCTCGTCGCGGGAGCGCTCGTCTCGATCATCCTTGCGGTGTTCTCGATCAAGTACCTCGTGGAGCAGGTCGTCGTCGGTGTCGTGCTCAACATGCTCGTCATCGGCCTCACGAGCTTCCTGTACTCCTCGGTGCTCAACAAGAACCCGAGCGTGCTGAACTCGCCGGTCAAGTTCACGCGCGAGCCGATCCCCTTCCTCTCCGAGATTCCGGTGATCGGGCCGCTGCTGTTCAACAACACGGCGATCACCTACCTGATGTTCATCACGGTCGCGGTCGTCTACATCGGCCTCTTCCACACCCGGTGGGGCCTACGCGTGCGCGCCGTCGGCGAGCACCCGAAGGCGGCCGACACGGTCGGCATCAAGGTCAACGCGACGCGCTTCTGGAACGTGCTCCTCGGTGGCGCTGTGGCCGGAATGGGCGGCGCCTTCTTCACTCTCGGTGCCGTCGGCGCCTTCGGCAAGGAGATGACGAGTGGCCAGGGCTACATCGCCCTCGCGGCGCTCATCTTCGGGCGATGGAACCCGCTGTGGGCTGCCCTCGCGGCACTCCTCTTCGGCTTCGCGATCAACATCAAGACGCTCGTCACGCAGGTGGGCGCCGACATCCCGACCGAGTTCCTGTCGATGATCCCGTACCTCGTCACGATTCTTGCGGTCGCCGGCTTCGTCGGACAGTCGAAGGCACCCGCAGCATCCGGAAAGCCGTACCTGAAATGA
- a CDS encoding cytidine deaminase, with protein sequence MTIDWSGLRTVALAAMEKAYVPYSKFPVGVAALVDDGRVVSGCNIENASYGVTLCAECSLVSDLIMGGGGRLTAFVCVDGNGETLMPCGRCRQLLFEHSAEGMLLETVSGIRTIDEVLPDAFGPRQLDDYSESRGE encoded by the coding sequence ATGACAATCGACTGGAGCGGGCTCCGCACGGTCGCCCTTGCGGCCATGGAAAAGGCATACGTGCCCTATTCGAAGTTCCCGGTGGGGGTCGCAGCCCTCGTCGACGACGGTCGCGTCGTGAGCGGATGCAACATCGAGAACGCCTCCTACGGCGTCACCCTCTGTGCTGAGTGCTCGCTCGTGAGCGACCTCATCATGGGCGGAGGAGGGCGCCTCACGGCATTCGTCTGCGTCGACGGCAACGGCGAGACGCTCATGCCGTGTGGACGCTGCCGCCAGCTGCTCTTCGAACACTCCGCCGAGGGAATGCTGCTCGAGACGGTCTCGGGCATCCGCACCATCGACGAGGTGCTGCCCGACGCCTTCGGCCCCCGCCAACTCGACGACTACAGCGAATCGCGCGGCGAGTAA
- a CDS encoding thymidine phosphorylase, producing the protein MAIEKFDAVDLIHTKRDKGALSTEQINWLVDAYTRGYVGDEQMAAMTMAIFLNGMEREEIRDLTLAMIASGERMNFDSLSKPTTDKHSTGGVGDKITLPLAPLVASFGVAVPQLSGRGLGHTGGTLDKLESIPGWRADLSNEEFFAQLEGVGSVICAAGAGLAPADKKLYALRDITGTVEAIPLIASSIMSKKIAEGTAALVLDVKFGSGAFLKDPARSRELAETMVALGKDAGVATVALLTNMNVPLGLTIGNANEVRESVEVLAGGGPADVVELTVALAREMLALAGQPDADVEAALKDGRAMDTWRAMIRAQGGDPDAALPIAREQHVVTAERDGILVKQEALPFGVAAWRLGAGRARKQDPVQHAAGIDLHAKPGDTVTKGQPLFTLSADEPERFERALESLEGAYEVAVPGTPFEVQPLIADRIS; encoded by the coding sequence ATGGCCATCGAGAAATTCGACGCGGTCGACCTCATCCATACCAAGCGCGACAAGGGTGCACTGAGCACCGAGCAGATCAACTGGCTCGTGGACGCCTACACGCGCGGCTACGTGGGCGACGAGCAAATGGCCGCCATGACCATGGCGATCTTCCTCAACGGCATGGAGCGCGAGGAGATCCGCGACCTGACCCTCGCGATGATCGCGAGCGGCGAGCGGATGAACTTCGACTCGCTCTCGAAGCCCACGACCGACAAGCACTCCACGGGTGGGGTCGGCGACAAGATCACGCTGCCGCTCGCGCCGCTCGTGGCATCCTTCGGCGTTGCGGTTCCGCAACTCTCGGGCCGCGGCCTCGGCCACACGGGCGGCACGCTCGACAAGCTCGAGTCGATCCCGGGGTGGCGGGCCGATCTCAGCAACGAGGAGTTCTTCGCCCAGCTCGAAGGCGTCGGCTCTGTCATCTGCGCCGCCGGTGCCGGCCTCGCCCCCGCCGACAAGAAGCTCTATGCGCTCCGCGACATCACGGGGACGGTCGAGGCGATCCCGCTCATCGCCTCGTCGATCATGTCGAAAAAGATCGCGGAGGGCACGGCGGCCCTCGTGCTCGACGTGAAGTTCGGTTCGGGCGCCTTCCTCAAGGACCCGGCCCGCAGCCGCGAGCTCGCCGAGACGATGGTCGCCCTGGGCAAGGACGCGGGCGTCGCGACGGTCGCACTCCTCACGAACATGAATGTGCCCCTTGGGCTCACGATCGGCAACGCGAACGAGGTGCGCGAGTCGGTCGAGGTGCTCGCGGGTGGCGGCCCGGCGGATGTCGTCGAGCTCACGGTCGCGCTCGCCCGCGAGATGCTCGCGCTGGCGGGCCAGCCCGACGCGGATGTCGAGGCGGCTCTCAAGGACGGCCGCGCGATGGACACCTGGCGCGCCATGATCCGTGCCCAGGGCGGAGACCCGGATGCCGCGCTACCGATTGCGCGCGAGCAGCACGTCGTCACGGCCGAGCGTGACGGCATCCTCGTGAAGCAGGAGGCGCTGCCGTTCGGGGTCGCCGCATGGCGTCTCGGAGCCGGTCGCGCCCGCAAGCAGGACCCCGTGCAACACGCGGCGGGAATCGACCTGCACGCGAAGCCGGGCGACACGGTCACGAAGGGGCAGCCCCTCTTCACGCTGAGTGCGGACGAGCCCGAGCGCTTCGAGCGGGCTCTCGAGTCGCTGGAGGGCGCCTACGAGGTCGCGGTGCCGGGCACGCCCTTCGAGGTGCAGCCGCTCATCGCCGACCGCATTTCATAG
- a CDS encoding adenosine deaminase, with amino-acid sequence MTTSPDAPLLPGGVAEIAALPKVSLHDHLDGGLRPQTIIELADEISLDLPARDATALADWFAESADSGSLVDYLKTFDVTTAVMQTRQGLERVAREFVHDLVADGVIYGEIRWAPEQHLTRGLGLDEVVEAVQEGLDAGVTDAARAGHSIRVGQLVTAMRHAERGLEIAELAVRHRDNGVVGFDFAGAEAGFPPSRARAAFDYLAEQNFPTTIHAGEADGLDSIRSALVDGRALRLGHGVRIAEDITIDSSDDEATYVTLGRLSQWVKDREIALELSPSSNLQTGAIAAWGDEIVDHPFDLLYQLGFRVTVNTDNRLMSRTSLTAELSLLSDAFGYDRADFEVFQRNAAAAAFLPFEERLDLLDSISAGFEEA; translated from the coding sequence ATGACAACGTCGCCTGATGCCCCGCTGCTGCCCGGAGGGGTCGCCGAGATCGCCGCTCTGCCCAAGGTCTCGCTGCACGACCACCTCGATGGGGGCCTGCGTCCGCAGACGATCATCGAACTGGCCGACGAGATCTCGCTCGACCTGCCTGCGAGGGATGCCACGGCGCTCGCCGATTGGTTCGCCGAGAGCGCCGACTCCGGGTCGCTCGTCGACTACCTCAAGACCTTCGACGTGACGACGGCCGTCATGCAGACGCGGCAAGGGCTCGAGCGGGTCGCCCGCGAGTTCGTGCACGACCTCGTCGCCGACGGGGTCATCTACGGCGAGATCCGTTGGGCGCCGGAGCAGCACCTGACCCGCGGCCTCGGCCTCGATGAGGTCGTCGAGGCCGTGCAGGAGGGCCTCGATGCAGGGGTGACGGATGCCGCGCGCGCGGGTCACTCGATCCGGGTGGGGCAGCTCGTGACCGCGATGCGCCACGCTGAGCGCGGCCTCGAGATCGCGGAGCTCGCCGTGCGGCACCGGGACAACGGCGTCGTGGGCTTCGACTTCGCGGGCGCCGAGGCGGGATTCCCGCCGAGCCGGGCGCGGGCGGCCTTCGACTATCTCGCGGAGCAGAACTTCCCCACGACCATCCACGCGGGCGAGGCGGACGGGCTCGACAGCATCCGCAGCGCCCTCGTCGACGGGCGCGCGCTGCGGCTCGGCCACGGCGTGCGCATCGCGGAAGACATCACGATCGACAGCAGCGATGATGAGGCCACCTACGTGACCCTTGGCCGCCTGTCGCAGTGGGTCAAGGACCGTGAGATCGCGCTCGAGCTCAGCCCATCGAGCAACCTGCAGACGGGTGCGATCGCGGCGTGGGGCGATGAGATCGTCGACCACCCCTTCGACCTGCTCTACCAGCTGGGCTTCCGGGTCACGGTCAACACCGACAACCGGCTCATGAGTCGCACCTCGCTCACGGCCGAGCTCTCGCTCCTCTCCGACGCATTCGGCTATGACCGCGCCGACTTCGAGGTCTTCCAGCGCAATGCCGCCGCCGCCGCCTTCCTGCCGTTCGAGGAGAGACTCGACCTGTTGGATTCCATCAGCGCCGGCTTCGAGGAGGCTTGA
- a CDS encoding PTS sugar transporter subunit IIA has translation MPLPAIDPSGVVIRADAKDWRDAVRLAGDALATAGFATPHYSDEMVRMIEEHGPYVVIAPGLALAHARPGPEVLADGLSVVTLTEPVAFGHPHNDPVSVVLGLAALRPDTHLPSIAAIANIFNDPGAIAALRSARTAEQVLDIMGG, from the coding sequence ATGCCGCTCCCCGCGATCGATCCGTCGGGGGTTGTCATCCGCGCCGACGCGAAGGACTGGCGTGACGCAGTGCGCCTCGCGGGCGACGCGCTCGCGACGGCGGGATTCGCGACTCCCCACTACTCCGACGAGATGGTGCGGATGATCGAGGAACACGGCCCCTACGTCGTCATCGCTCCCGGGCTCGCGCTCGCGCATGCCCGCCCAGGGCCCGAGGTGCTCGCGGACGGGCTTTCGGTCGTGACGCTGACCGAGCCGGTCGCGTTCGGGCATCCACACAACGACCCCGTCTCGGTCGTGCTGGGGCTCGCGGCGCTGCGCCCAGACACGCACCTACCGTCGATCGCCGCGATCGCAAACATCTTCAACGACCCGGGCGCCATCGCAGCCCTCCGCAGCGCACGCACGGCCGAGCAGGTGCTCGACATCATGGGCGGCTGA
- a CDS encoding phospho-sugar mutase, protein MPGTFDEAGEEPRPEKDVIAAASAWRNQDPDDETRAELDGLIKAARAGDAGAIAGLHDRFDARLVFGTAGLRGELAAGPNRMNRVLVSQAAAGLAAYLLGHNDEPSVVIGYDGRKNSDVFARDTAEIMTGAGVRAILLPRMLPTPVLAFAVRHFDASAGVMVTASHNPPRDNGYKVYLGGESQGSQIVSPADAQIEAHISRIASERTIDSLPRSTAYIMADDEVVDEYVRRTVELAPRKAAPLRYVYTAMHGVGLEVARRVFLSAGFPEPVLVEEQAQPDGNFPTVAFPNPEEPGAMDLAYAKASEVGADLIIANDPDADRLAVAVPAGDGWRRLSGNEVGALLGWRAAERLAAAGEKGALAASIVSSPALRHIAQHYGLDYADTLTGFKWVSRVDGLAYGYEEALGYLVDPGKVRDKDGISAALDFLGLVSDLVDAGTSIEEHQAALDREFGTFASSQVSLRVTDTSVIAGIMARLRNEPPRELGTHAVDSIDDYAEGIGAFPPSDILRINLAGGSRVIVRPSGTEPKLKAYIDAAVLDGDLEGRREAAEAVVKELEQAVRELIA, encoded by the coding sequence GTGCCCGGTACCTTCGACGAGGCCGGGGAGGAACCGCGTCCGGAGAAGGATGTCATCGCTGCGGCATCCGCGTGGCGCAACCAGGACCCGGATGACGAGACGCGGGCCGAGCTCGACGGGCTCATCAAGGCTGCTCGTGCCGGCGACGCCGGGGCGATCGCGGGCCTGCACGACCGCTTCGACGCCCGGCTCGTGTTCGGCACCGCCGGCCTCCGCGGGGAGCTCGCCGCGGGACCGAACCGCATGAACCGCGTGCTCGTCTCGCAGGCGGCCGCAGGCCTCGCCGCCTATTTGCTCGGCCACAACGACGAGCCCTCGGTCGTGATCGGCTACGACGGTCGCAAAAACTCCGACGTCTTCGCACGCGACACGGCCGAGATCATGACAGGTGCGGGCGTGCGGGCCATCCTGCTACCCCGGATGCTGCCGACCCCCGTCCTGGCATTCGCCGTGCGGCATTTCGACGCGAGTGCGGGTGTCATGGTCACCGCATCGCACAACCCGCCGCGCGACAACGGCTACAAGGTCTACCTGGGCGGCGAGTCGCAGGGCTCGCAGATCGTCTCGCCTGCCGACGCCCAGATCGAGGCCCACATCAGCCGCATCGCGAGCGAACGCACGATCGACAGCCTGCCGCGCTCGACCGCCTACATCATGGCGGACGACGAGGTCGTCGACGAGTATGTGCGTCGCACGGTCGAACTCGCCCCCCGGAAGGCAGCGCCCCTCCGCTACGTGTACACGGCGATGCACGGCGTCGGCCTCGAGGTCGCCCGCCGCGTCTTCCTTTCCGCGGGCTTCCCCGAGCCAGTGCTCGTCGAGGAGCAGGCGCAGCCCGACGGCAACTTCCCCACGGTCGCATTCCCCAACCCCGAGGAACCCGGCGCGATGGACCTCGCCTACGCGAAGGCGAGCGAGGTCGGCGCCGACCTCATCATCGCGAACGACCCCGACGCCGACCGACTTGCCGTCGCGGTTCCCGCGGGTGACGGATGGCGCAGGCTCAGCGGCAACGAGGTGGGCGCGCTGCTCGGCTGGCGAGCGGCGGAACGGCTCGCGGCAGCGGGCGAGAAGGGTGCGCTCGCGGCATCCATCGTCAGCAGCCCGGCCCTGCGCCACATCGCGCAGCACTATGGGCTCGACTACGCCGACACCCTGACGGGCTTCAAGTGGGTCTCGCGCGTCGACGGCCTCGCCTACGGCTATGAGGAGGCCCTCGGCTACCTTGTCGACCCAGGCAAGGTACGCGACAAGGACGGCATCTCAGCCGCCCTCGACTTTCTCGGCCTCGTGTCGGACCTCGTCGATGCGGGCACCAGCATCGAGGAGCACCAGGCGGCGCTCGACCGCGAGTTCGGCACCTTCGCCTCCTCGCAGGTGTCGCTCCGCGTCACCGACACCAGCGTCATTGCAGGCATCATGGCGCGACTTCGCAATGAACCGCCGCGGGAGCTCGGCACGCACGCCGTCGACTCGATCGATGACTACGCAGAGGGCATCGGCGCGTTCCCGCCGAGCGACATCCTGCGCATCAACCTCGCGGGGGGCTCACGCGTGATCGTGCGACCGAGCGGCACCGAGCCCAAGCTCAAGGCCTACATCGATGCGGCCGTGCTCGATGGTGACCTCGAAGGGCGTCGCGAGGCTGCCGAAGCGGTCGTGAAGGAGCTCGAGCAGGCCGTGCGCGAGCTCATCGCCTAG